ACCAAACAGATGTGAGAATTGACACAGGAAATTACACAAGATCACTCGAGAGACAGACTTTTTCACACGAGAATGGATTTATTCTATCTAGACTGCAAAAAGCTTGCAATCTGATTTGTCTGTGCACTGATTTGCAGTGAAAAAATATAAGATAAAAAAGGAGAAGAATGGTTGCTTGCAGAAGCCCTGCATACTTATGTTTAGTTACAGATCTATGACTCCTACTTTTCCTTGCCCTTAATcatgctctctcattggctgtactTCTACTATGACTCCTCCCACTGTCCCTTGCCCTGTTTTGACTCCTCCCACTGAACATTCCTTTGCATCTATTGTGTTCTCTTATTGACTCTAGGTCTATTATGACTCCTCCCAGTGAGTAATGTATTGACTCATTTTGCCCTGTATTGtcattttatccaaagtgacttacatttatatttacttaacgtgttccctgggaatcaaacccacaaccttttggtctgctagcgcaatgctctaccactaagCCACAGGGACACACATGGTCTAGATATTAGCGATGCATTGGTGCTTTTCAGATTCTGGTTTGATAACACACTATGTGTGATTGTCAGTCATGTGAACAAGCCTGGATTTACCTCCAATTTAGGGCATTTGTCCACAAAACTGTCAGCAAGTGAAAAACaagggctaaaatcgtgcagtatGAGCTCAGCAAGTTACAACTTACACTACTTTTTAAACATTACCAATTATGtttaataatttccgggatgcggaaacacagtcatagaatccagtcataaaaacggaatgcctaacgcggacggaatgtgccacattttggatgactaaatcaaaagtaggtcagtacacttgaatcaaaacatgacatggactagtgtctgtgaatattaagccccaaaaatgcaacatatgactcctgcacgttctgcgtgtctgtggaaatcaggcgcggactggacaccgggagaaccgggacaattcccagtggcctggcagccgatttggcccgctattttaatatcactattgtataattgcctgccgaatgtaataaagcgatcatttgcgaatccgccatttgataattaaatctcgtgactcgcgcgctctccgcgcttccgccaaacggtttggatcagactcagagtaatcaatgcgagagagagaaaagagtgcactgtggaagcgcacagctggagccgagaagctgaactactgttcacggtttcaggtcagttccatctgtaaagatgctttttttgtctttgttttttttttttttttttaatcaagcagcagcacgttgctcatcagtcatcactcaaaatactatataaaggacatcattattatctgttgtaatgttacagtagtaatttagctgaaaaataatcagattttttgtggaagctacgacagacaacaacacaacccttgcgaaaattaaagttttgttattttactaataatccagagaacatggttactattgtttaaatgtggtaaccaaaaattattttacaaatgtatttatttaaaaataaatagaaatccatttgcagaacaaaaaacaaaacaaggttattgtacttttatataggctaataaaagcatggtcaatttttgtaagggaaaaacatgacttgtgtacagtattaggatttttctataaatatattgtagtattgtagagtattgtattgtacagtatagttttgttcaatcttgagtattaaagtcatgagagagatggataacagggcaaaataaagagacgtgaaggtgcagttcaggagagaacttttaattattttacatgtccccaaattaaagatttaaaccttttttatgtcaggtccatacaaaaaatagttttgtccatgaatttgtttgtatgagtttgaattttccagtctgaatttttttcccagtccgcccctcctgtaaattaatggcaaagacatggtttcatttactacacataggactactgaagctcgcagtgttttcaacctctgctgcctcaatataggagtacacgagcacataaacataatttctagaactgctctgtgtcacttcatgtgcattttacttattttgagaaaactatcatcacatcatatacaaagagacagcagtttaaaaaaaacaccaatgtttcaggagtttattacacagaatacgtcacatgcttattagataactgtatttgagttgatgtatatgattttatttattattatttaattttcacaaatttagaaaagtaatcaaaaagtactcaaaagtaattagttacattactttaataaagtaattgaaaaagttacactactattacattttaaacagggtaacttgtaatctgtaacctattacatttccaaagtaaccttcccaacactgcattttGCATAGTTCAAACATAAATTGTTTGCATTTTAGGATGGAGAACATTGTGATCAAACGCTCTTCAACACAAAACCATTCTAAACAGCGCATATCTGTGCGCATCTATCTGTCAAATAAAATCTatcataataaatgttattttataggtttctgtaattatttattgattcCTGTAGTTTCTGACCATTAtttgcatacatttacatttagtcattttgcagacacttttatctaaataTTGGggtatacataaagcgattcttcaaacagacacaggaagtgcttgtaataccaagttttagacatcTGGGACCAGCTGTGGAAACATGTATGGATGGGGCAATATAccatcaaattcttgaggaaaagcTGCTGCCCTCTGCTTTTtattccccaattgtaagtcactggataaaagcgtctgcataatgactaaatgtaatctaaatgctCTCTGTATGGGCTGATATTATACcaatataatattattgtttaGCATTTATCATTAATATTGTGTATAAGTGTTGAGGTGGCTAATGGTGCAATTCCTTCTGGGATAATCTTAATTTCTATGTAGTAATACCTACATTTTTCAAGTATGAAAGTCTTCTCCAAAGGCGAGATCTTTGAGCAGCAGACTGATGTCGCTTTAGTGCAGATATTGCTAACATTGCAAACGCTGAGGACAACCTTACTATGTAGTGTTGTGGAATTAGTGATGCTATGAGGTGTCAGTGCTCGTTGctcacattttctttttatttatcgcAGAACTTAATTACACACAAGATCAGCTAAAGAGGATTGATCTTTAACTATGAATAATCATGAGTTTTTTTGCACAGAAGGACAAGGAAGAGGATGTCCGGATCGCTATTGTAACGCCAGCAAATCGCTGCATTGCTGATCAAGGTTTCGAGTATGGGTGAACACGCATTAATATCTCACAGACACAACTCATGCCAGATGTTTTAATCAAATCCTCGAAATCATTTGAAGAACCAAATAGCCATAGGTCAGTCATCTTCTGTGGAATCATGTCGGATGTATCAAGCAGGTATACAGAACGGAGCCCCGTGCTTTGATTCCCCGTGCTTCTTtccgaaagtgaaagtaaagagcaGGTTCGCTGCTGCAGTCCCGCTGCGCGCGCGTCCAGGGCACTGCGCGTCTACTCCACGCTGCGTGGTAGAGTAATGTGCTACCGTCTCCTTTACTAAATCCTCCTTCGGTTGTCATATTCATATGCGTATTCATATTCAAGGCCTTCTATTTAAGTTTTCACcatttattttactataatttatttatttatttatgtatttttggggTTCAAAGCTGTATACTTTTCCCTTTTTATGTGGAATGCTGCTAAATTAATGCATAAATTCGATTATGTTTGTACAACTGTCTTTCTACTTACAGTTTACATTATTCTAGATCAGTTGGATctatggattgttttttttttacatttatttagccaTTAATTGTACTAATCCACTGAGATTTATTTGTTTGAGAACAGGCAGTGCTTTACACAGACATGTGATCTGATCATCCAGTCTGTCTTGAACGACATGAAGAAACTGAACAGattgagacagactcaatccagaaaaaCCGGGGCAAAGTCTCCAAGATACCACAAGAAACATACCAGTCCAGAGACCTCAGACCACAGAGGGCGAAAGCTGgcggagtttgcagaaaacaatttgatatttttattttttttaatgaattttctaAACTTGAGTGTATAGTGAGAAAGAatgcatttttcatgattttggaatgcattattaaataataaaacagtaaaatgacaattaataccccccccccctaaCTTTATATTGATTTTCTCCACATAAGCAGGATACACCATACAATAGCAGGTACAGACTGAATAATAACATGCACCTATAAAACTAATAGTCattcttttttcttaaaaataaattgaaatgaaatagAACTGAACTAGAATAGTGTTAACCGTAATTAGAAAGACATTTGTACAAAACATAATCCAAATTATGCATTAATTTAGCAGCATTccacataaaaaagtaaaaagggTTTAGTGAAGGAGCCGGTAGCACCGTGCTCTACCACGCAGCGTCGAGTACACGCGCAGAGACCTGGACGCGCGCGCTCAGCGAAATGGAAAACAGTGAAAATGGCGTCACTGAATGTATCGGCAGAAGAGCTTTCTTGTCCTGTGTGCTGTGAAATCTTCAAGACTCCTGTTATTTTATCATGTAGTCACAGTTTCTGTAAAGAGTGTCTTCAGCATTTCTGGTCAACCAAGAAAACCCAGGAGTGTCCTGTGTGCAGGAGAGACTCTAAACACGATCCTCCGGTTAACCTTGCGTTAAAAAACCTGTGCGAGTCGTTCATGAAGGAGAGAAACGATTGCCGTTCATCAGGATCTGAGGAGATCTGCAGTTTACACAGTGAGAAACTCAAACTCTTCTGTCTGGAGGACAAACAGCCGGTGTGTTTAGTGTGTATTAACTCAGAGAAACACGACAATCACACATTCAGACCCATCGGAGAAGCGGTTTCATCACATAAGGTAAGACAGTGTCTCTTGCTTCATATGTAAAGAACAATTATTAGTCATAAACACGCATTTAGCACATTCATGCGCTCAATGTTTCACTCTTCCCTTTTCTCAACTTCATATGCAgagttggggaaagttacttttaatagTAGTGCATTGCAGTATTGTGTTACTTCCTAAAAAAGCAATACATCGCGTTAGCTACTATTTTTCTCTTTTCAGCAATACAAAACTTTGCTTATTAGCATGGTTGAATGTAATCAatgaaggtcagcagcaaagacattggttaataaaatgagattaaatgcataaaatatatgtgttgtttaacatttaattattgcaggtttgctgATTTTGTATTTGACTGTTTTGAGGAATACTCTCAGTTTTTATGTTCAGTGAGATGTATAAATGCATGCTGACATTTGCTCTAGATCTACAGTATGATCATGTTTACACCAcgcacacaacgcctctgcactcactcctgatttctctcaacatgaggACACGAGTCTGTCAATACACGGGAAAACAATGTCGaaaaactgctgtaaaaaagtAATCGGATCACTTTGCTTGTGAGCTATTAGAAACACATTACTTGGGAAAAAGTTGAATCTGATTCTGTAATTTGccttacttgtaatgcattagcCCCAACACTGTTTTTGTGTCTCATACTAAACAGTTTTAGATCTTCAAATAGATTACAACATTAAAAaagtagggctgtaaaatgaatcaaaaaaaGGTTCGATTTCGATTTTGGCCTCCAACGATTATGAAAACACAATAAACGAGATAAAACTATTATTGCACCCCATTCCGCCCCATTTTGCAGCACTGCACTTTCGTTCCTCCATAAAAGCCCAATTTCCCGTGCAAATCTCAGAGACCGAACAGAACACGTacatgtaaaatcattttttgagGGGCGGTCACACTAGACTTTCAACGTGCAACATTGTTTCAGCGCTTCTACGAATATGGGCTGGAGCAGGATATAATGGTCTCTCCTCAGTTATCACAACATGCTTCTACTGTGTCTTTTGCGACGGCGTCGAAAGTgtcttattatattgtactctctgtctctctctctataaatctATACACAGGAAgcaataaataatgataaaatgtgtCCGCCttcaaatgtaccatctgttccCGTTTCCACTGACACTGCGAACAGTGTGACCACCCCTTTAGCTCAAGTTGCGCGCTTAAATGGTCAAGtacatgcaaaaatgtcaaaatgctgCGCTTGGTgattatttaccgtattttccggactataagtcgcactttttttcatagtttggctggtcctgcgacctatactcaggtgcgacttatttatcaaaattaatttgacatgaactaacagaaaacattaccgtctccagccgcgagagggcgctctatgctgccagagatgctgctcagttctcctgtagtctacactgaagacatagagcgccctcttgcggctggagatggtaatgttttctcttggttcttgggtctaaataaatgcgacttatagtccggtgcgacttatgtttttttcctcatcatgacgtatttttggactgatgctacTTATACTCAGGtccgacttatagtccgaaaaatacggtatgtataCCTTCGTCGGTCATGTAATAAATTAACGTACAGAGTTGACAATGAAAATACGCATAACAGTAATTTGGATCCTTgcggctcttaaagtgacagcggaCCATGTTTTATTTTACGTTTGATTATTCATTTCTGTAGTAGTCTGTACTCTGCTACACgaaccttttcatataaactgcaataaataaaaaaattagagcCAAACTGAACTTTTCCggtctcttattgctacctgtcccaacttttttggaatgtgaagctctcatgaaatccaacatgagccaatatttggcatgacatttcaaaatgtctcactttcaacatttgttatgtaatctatattctattgtgaataaaatatacgtttatgagatttgtaaattagtCCATTCCTTTTTAATTCTCACAATTTGCACAGTTTCTcagcttttttggaatcgggtttgtatctttcctttgttttgtttttttattactgacagtttaattattttcaaaaaattttgTTTGGAATTTCGCTGGTCGCTACAATATAGATGTcatagcaaccttatttacaCGTAACACAAATTTCATATGTATCACTTATAtgtatctttaaataaatcactcatataaaGTTTGTCATATGGCCCCATCAAAATCGtgttaaataatcgtgattacaatattgaccaaaatcatcgtgattatgatttttgccataaaacaAAGACAGCCTGAGTAAACACAAAATACAGTTTagtttttaagcaaaaaaaaaaaaaaacgcctttCACCCCCTTTATCAGCAATAACAGCAGCTGAGTGCTTGCGATAACTGGAGATCTGTCTATCACAGCGTCCGCCCACTTTTATAACTGCCTGACTTTAATGTGGCCACTCCGAAATTTTAACTGTGCTTTTTTGAGTTATTCAGAGGGGGATTTACTAATGTGCTTTGAATCATTGTCTGGCTGCATAATCCAGTTGCATTTGAGTTTAAGTTTACAGACTGAAGATTGCATGTTCTCTTATAGGCTTTTTCTGGTAGAAAgcaaaaaatgcaatttatttaatgTTGTTCTTGGCTCTTCTGTGCTTTCCAGGATGAACCATTTCTGGGAGGATTTGCTACtgtgcagagtttttttttttcttccattaggAGATTAGGAGATAATGGCTTTTCCTGTGTTTCTGTGAGTCCAAGAGCCTTTGAAATAGCTTTGTAATCCATCACAGACGGATTCATTTCAATCGCCTTCACAAACTGTAGCCTACTCTGAGTCAGAAATTACATTCtaagataaaataaaagaaaCCTGAGCATACACAATTTAGTATGAGATGTACACACAAAACAGACGAAATCAGGATGGGGGCAAATActttttcactgcattttatGAAAATTGTATTGTCTTCTTTTTTCACTGTAGTCTGATGTTTCATGTAGTTTTGTTCAATTCTAGGAGGAGCTCAAGACATCACTGAAGTCCTTACAAGAGAATCTGAAACATTGTGAAGAAATGAAAGCAGAATTTGAGAAAACACTTCAACACATCAAGGTGAGGAAACAGAAACCAGAGTCTTTTTCATTACAGCTGCAGGATCACTAGATACAGTTATGAtctgatatatttaatataatggaCTCCAGTTGATTATTTGTGTAAATGACGAGCATCAATCTATTTCTGGATCGTTATATGTCTGTGTCTGAGTCTCTCTcagatctgaatgatgtgattgTGTTGGTGTGTGTTGATGGAGACGATTGAAGTGAATGTGGTTTGATTTCAGTCTCAAGCTGATCACACAGAGCGTCAGATTAAACAGCAGTTTGAGAAGCTTCATCAGTTTCTCAGAGATGAAGAAGAAGCTACAATCACTGCACTgagggaggaagaggagcagaagAAGCAGATGATGAAGGAGAAGCTGGAGGAGATCAACACACACATCTCAGCTCTTTCACACTCAATCAAAGACACGGAGGAGATGATGAACGCCAGTGACGTCTGCTTTCTGAAGGTCCGATTTCAgatcattgattgattgatgatttattgattgattgattgagttgTTGATGATCAATGGTGTGTTTGTTCTGCAGAAGTTTCCAGTCTCGATGGAAAGGTGAGtgttctccttctctctctgctTCTGATCCAAAGTCACTTCAGTTCTGATCCTGAATGTTCTTCCAGAGTCCAGATCTCATCACAGCCGGATCCACAGACTCCTTCTGGAGCTCTGATTCATGTGCCACGTTACTTGGGAAACCTGCCCttcagagtctggaagaagatgCAGGACATCGTCCAGAACAGTGAGTATGACTGCAGAAGAGCTTAGCTTATACACATCCAGTTTTTCATGACTCAAAGTACTATACAATGTTTACCACAAAACAATTGAAGTATTTGTTGTATTAAACAAGCCGACATCAGATAACTTGAAAACTGCTTAAAATATTCTACAAGTATATATTTCTTAAGAAAATATTAGAAAGCAtcttaatgctgtgttcacaccaaacgcgaatagagcgtcaggcgcaaatgatttcaatgttaagtcaatggaaAGGCACGTTTAGCGTGTCTGGGggtctcgcggcgcgaatgaggcgtttagcgcgacgcggaagacgcgaattcgcctcatacGCGCGTCTAGTTCGCGCTATTGGCGCGAATTGAGCGTTTCGTGCgaatggtgcttttgtgcatttaagcgTTTGATGCGAATTCGCatctgccgcccgagttgaaaaatttgaactttggcgtcaattcgcgccgcgttaaccaatcaggagcctgttAGGAGTTACtcattcaacaaggaggaaggactgatgttgtcagtgagcagccAACCGGAGCTTCATgacaaaagttcatttttctatagagacaggaataaaaaggacatatatatatatatatatatatatatatatatatatatatatatatatatatatatatatatatatatatatataatataacatattaatagattaattgaataaaggccaaagataagaaacgtttcgttttaccccaaacgaattatattttatcttgaaccactaaagagacatcagagccagcagcaaatgtcagaaggtctagccgaggtgaggctgctctcgacGGATACATGATGAcagagctcccgctgatcgcgtggagctcatcTCCGATATcggtgaaacacatttttttaaatagacactgtctttataaataaaccgcatatttgagtttaaaacaactacattctcgcctgaaatacttttaaaactacatttcatgacacgataacagtaatattttgaaaattatccgactaaaatggcggttgaaaatgctgaatgaactcagctggcagaagcccccatgacgcgaattcgcgtctgttgtgaagttaatttcacgcgcgaatgacgcaaatttcacgcgcgaatgaagcgaatgatctcaaaatgttcaagcggcaaactagacgcggtagacgcgaatttgacgctctattcgcgtttggtgtgaacacagcataagaacTTTTCAGGAATTGCACTTAGGAACATTCACGAACATCTTGGAATTTATTATTGTAACAACTTTTTACATCAATCCTGCCATTTTGAAAGGGTTTCTAGAAGAAGTGCTGCTTTATGTCTGTTGATTTTTCCAGTGAAGAATCACAATGATGAGGATCAGATGAACATGATCAGATGATGCTGATGATACTTCGTTTCACACACAGACGTTTTACAGTTTTTAATCTACGACAGAAAATGTCgatgtcaattttatttatatagcactattaAACACAACCACTGGTTGACCAATGTactgaacaacaacaataaaaacatttcaataagacaatacataataatactataaaacaatACAGTAGAAAATTCTCAGTTTTAAAACGCTAAATCAAAAAGCTAAGTTTTCACCATAGATTTAAAAACAGATAGTGAAGGTGCAGATCTAATACAAACGGGTAATGCATTCCACAATCTAGGGGCAGCTACCGAGAAAGCGCGGTCACCCCTACACTTCAGCCTCGACTTGGGGATACATAATAATCTCTGGTTGGACGACAGGAGAGAAAAGAGGGGTCGGAGTTCAGTCAATAATTCACAAAGATAAGTAGGGGCAAGACCATTTAATGATTTAAGTGTAGAGAGCGTAAAACCGGTGTAATATGCTCCCATTTTTTGGAGCGCGCTAAAAGCctagcagctgcattttgaactatctGCTAGCGAGATAGGGCTGACTGACTAATCCCTAGATACAGCAAATTGCAGTAGTCCAATATAGatgtaataaaagcatgaattattTTTTCGAAATTTCTACTAGATAAAATGGGTTTAACTTTTGCTAGTAGTCGAAGCTGAAAGAAAGGATTTAACCACTGAATTGATCTGTTTGTCAAACTTTAGACCATCATCAaagataacacccagattttttttACCCAAGGCTTCACAGATACATTTTTATCGCCTAGGGTTACTTTAAGTGCAGTAAAAGAATTTGATGGACCAAACACAATTATCTCAGTTTTACtctcattaaaatataaaaaacttaaagACAACCAGGCTTTCACATCAGACTGAAGTGCTTCCAATCCATTTGAACTCTGTTTTAAGGGCAAATAGATTTGAGTATCGTCTGCATAGCAATGAAATGACAGACCATGCTTTCTAAAAATAGAACATAAAGTAGAGGATATAGAGTGAAAAAAGAATAGGACCTAAAATGGAGCCCTGGGGAACACCACACTACAAGGTAGCTACCTCAGAAGAGTGTTCACCAATGTTAACTCTGAAACTTCGATTTAAAAAGATAGGAGTTAAACCATTCAAGAGCACTTCCTTTTATGCCTACACAGTGTCCAAACGAGCTATCAGGATGGCATGGtccacagtgtcaaaagcagcacttaAGTCTAGGAGCACTAGCACAGCATGATCCCCAGAGTCACCagttaataaaatatcatttaaaaccttCAGAAGTGCGGTCTCAGTCGAGTTGTGTTTTCTAAAACCTGATTGAAAAATTTTAAGGATCTTATTTTCATCCAAGCTTTGAAGTTGTTGCAGAACTACTTTTTCTACGATCTTTGAAACAAAAGACAAATTTGAAATGGGTCTATAGTTGGCTAAAACAGAAGGATCTAAGTTCGGCCTCTTAAGCAAGGGATAAACTGTGGCATGTTTTAACACATCAGGTATAATACTATTTTCCAAACATCGATTTATCATGGTCACAAAATAAGGGCCCAAAGCATCAAAAACTTGTTTGAAGAAATATGGTGGAATAGCATCAATAGAGGAGCCAGACGGCTTTAACTGACACACTATTTCTTGAAGATATATTTCAAGAAAATCTCAACaggtctgattgtttgatttttatttttaacttttccaAAATACCGTTTTTTTCATGGGACACAAAAGTTTGAAACACACATGTAATGTTTGAAGTTGATGCCATtaaacacagaaaataaaaaagagtgtGAAACTAATAACAGTTCTGTCTAAGACAATCTATTTATTATAACAACACTGATAGTGAGCAGAGGAAAATATCTGATGTGTTTTATCAACAGGACGAGTGTCATAACTCATAATAATCTGTTTGGTTCAATTTTTGATCATTATATGAACAtcaggataaaagcatctgttgaTTGTGTCTCATCAGCTCCTGTGATTCTGGATCCAAACACGGCTCATCCAGATCTCATCGTGTCGGATGATCTGACCAGTGTGAAATACAGCGGGAACAAACGGCCTCTTCCTGATAATCCGGAGAGGTTTGACATCTATGACTGTGTCCTGGGTTCAGAGGGTATTAACTCAGGAACACACTGCTGGGATGTGGAGGTTAAACAGAGTTCATGCTGGAGTCTCGGAGTCACTACAGCATCAAACCGGAGGAAGGGAGAGGATTTCTATAACAATGATGTCTGGAGTGTGCGATATGGACAGTTTGAACAGGATcttgagcgtgtgagagtgtatCTGGACTATGACAGAGGGACGGTCTCATTCTCTGATCCTCTAACTAGCACACatctacacacattcacaaacaccttcactcacacactcttccCATTCTTCTATTGTGATTCATTTCAGTCGTGTTCTTCCT
The sequence above is a segment of the Carassius carassius chromosome 9, fCarCar2.1, whole genome shotgun sequence genome. Coding sequences within it:
- the LOC132149688 gene encoding nuclear factor 7, brain-like, giving the protein MASLNVSAEELSCPVCCEIFKTPVILSCSHSFCKECLQHFWSTKKTQECPVCRRDSKHDPPVNLALKNLCESFMKERNDCRSSGSEEICSLHSEKLKLFCLEDKQPVCLVCINSEKHDNHTFRPIGEAVSSHKEELKTSLKSLQENLKHCEEMKAEFEKTLQHIKSQADHTERQIKQQFEKLHQFLRDEEEATITALREEEEQKKQMMKEKLEEINTHISALSHSIKDTEEMMNASDVCFLKKFPVSMERVQISSQPDPQTPSGALIHVPRYLGNLPFRVWKKMQDIVQNTPVILDPNTAHPDLIVSDDLTSVKYSGNKRPLPDNPERFDIYDCVLGSEGINSGTHCWDVEVKQSSCWSLGVTTASNRRKGEDFYNNDVWSVRYGQFEQDLERVRVYLDYDRGTVSFSDPLTSTHLHTFTNTFTHTLFPFFYCDSFQSCSSSLRILPFSNY